The Rattus norvegicus strain BN/NHsdMcwi chromosome 2, GRCr8, whole genome shotgun sequence nucleotide sequence agtaacctcactcaggatgatattttctagctcattatttgcctatgaatttcatgaagtcattgtttttgatagctgagtagtattccattgtatagatgtaccacattttttgaagggcatctgggttctttccagcttttggctattataaataaggctgctatgaacatagtggagcatgtgccacTATGGTAGGATTCTTGAGAGCAATTCAAAGGTCAATTTTTGTTCATTCCTTTGGGATGACGCAGCAACAGCTCAAGACTTCTGACCTAGGTGTCTTCCAAAGTCACAAGAAAACAAGATGTGGGCCATTTGTCTGCTCTGTGGGATCCAGCCTATTACAGCTACCAGGTCCCCTACTTCAACTGCCTGGTTCCACCTGCCGTACCAGTTAGAAAGCTCAGTCATTAAGAATCAAATACACTTTCTAGAAACCAAAACTGCTTTTCTGGTAACTATTACACTGAGTCTATGTAATGAGACATTAATTTGGGTGCCTAagtatttaaaaagataattacGTTTACCATTAGAAAGCTAAATCTATTTGTATCTAAAATATTGGAAAACAAAAATTCCATCTGATGATGGATTTCATCCTGATGAAAGACTTGCAGAACTCCACTTGTGACCTTTAACCTTCCATTTCtcatgcaaaaaacaaaaacaaacttctACCAATGAGTTTTAAAGAGAGGCACCATTCTGATTAGTGGCATATTCTGCCAAAACAGTAAATTATAGCTGGCTACTTTCTGGGTTCTTTCACTTCCATCATTATataaccccctaacactagataggagaggggaaaaaaaaagtagggaaagatGTTTAGACTATTTCCTGCACATTAGGGGTGTCAAGTTCCTTGGGGTTTGCTCTTCCCCATCaggttttctgatttcttctaagAACAACTAATGCATCCAatgacccctccccctccatggGGGCTATTGCATGCATATACCCTTTGAAGCATCcctagaattccaaatgtcatacacagaactatctgcagctggcaaaattgCCCCTATTAGAGCCAGACAATCTGAAgaagccccatatcccacacctgggattaaaacattcttaaaatgtttttataaggAAACTAAAAAATGTCATAGTAATAAGCTGCTTGTTTGAAAACAGCAGATATCACTTCTCATAGAGACAGGGTGGTGTAGTCAGAACTCATCTTCCCATAAGGCACACCTACCACCCAAGAGAAAGGAATGCTGATTGTTTCTGGCATTCCTCAGTTAATGATTAGTTTTAAATGGCTGCTTCCCATCAACCCAGGCATACCTTGGCAAGGTGATGGCTATTACAGCTCATGAGCTTGCCTCCCAGCTCACTCAGGCTTACCATCCAGTTATCATGTTCACAAATCGCACCGCACCGCCTGAAGTTTTATCGTGactttaaaaaactttaaaaaactaAGCAAAATAAGAAACCTTTTTCTAACAAaactacttttattttgttttaccaCCAAATACTGACAAGAACTTGGGTGTAGTGGCAGTGAACTTCCATTGCAATTGCTTACCAGGTAGAAGGCACGGGTGCTTCACAGCACCACCTTTGTGCAGACTTCAAAGAAATGTCTAATCTGCCTTCATGGCAGCATCTTAACCTGGCACTAGTGTAGGcaacaggataaattttggatatagATTTGTCCTGGGAACTGCCAGTATTTTACTTCTTTTGTACAGAATTTGCCATGTTGCCACATGGTTCTTTAATCTGCTAAGTTTTTTAATGAGTGTCACCTACACTCAGCTTTGCTTTAAAAATTTAGTGGGTACTCAGACCAAAACTGGAATTTGAAGCATTTGTCATACAGCAAATTCCTTCTTATACCATCTTTAAAAAGTTACTCaaataaaaactggaaaaaaaatgcttttatgtacagagaattcaatttttaatttacattcaaAAGTTTTAGACTACAAATCTGTTTTAGTCTTCCTTCCTCTAAGCCACCCAATACTAGCCATTTACCTGTTTAATATTGTAATACAGTACAAACATGTGACCAGCAACTAACATACTATTTCAGAAAGGCAAATTTCTGTACTCtcaatgaaaatgtaaatttgTTAGGCATAGGTGAGATTGTATTTATTCCCAAGACACTGTTGTATGACCTCAGTCCTATATCTAGAACACAGGTTAAACCATAATTTAGACATAAAGTATTGTTAATAATTATGCTGGCATCTACACGGAGGGGGTGGACTCCATTCAGCTATTGTTTAAACATGTAAATAGGGAATGATTGTAACTGACATACGTTCAACATGTGAATAAACACAATGCAGTTCTACAGAAGCATGACTTGTGAGTTTAAGGGTTTTATTATCAAAGTCTTGTAAAACAATTTCAGAAACTGTACATCAACATGGCACAGACTGTAGcctacttttgtttttttaactgcaCAAAAGTGAAGCTTGTAACTAAGAAAACAGTTGCCTAACTAGTCTGCATATAACATGGAATCACTATGCATAAGATACTACTGCAATCAAAGTAACACAAATTTATTGGTTTTATACAACTTGAGATCAAATAAAAGTACATTATCAAGGAGATCTGTCATATTTTAAAAGCACATGAAAGTCAATTTAAAATGCACCACCACTTCCTCTTATTCAACAGTGAGCTTTAAAACTAATAGTTGAAAACTGAAAATCAGGACAAGGTCATTTTCTAGTGATGGGCTGCGTTCACTGGTAGAGATGTGAAATAAATTATTGGGAAAAAAACATAAGTAGCTATGAAAAAGTGAACAACTctaattcaaaatatattttacagccagttttatttgaaaaaattttaCTGTAATTTAAAGCCTACTTAGCCATCAAAAAAGGTTAGTGCATATATAACCTTTGAAAGTtaaacaaagccacaaaaatttAGCCACAAGGCTCAAAGGGCTTATCTATCACAAATGCTTTTTTCGAGATGTAACTCTAAGAATGTTAATTTGTCATGTCAACAAACAAGACCATTAAATAGGTCACCGTGTCGGAAGGTTTCATGACGCTTGGGGTAACATGCAATCAGTGCATTCCCTACATGGCTCTATCACGGCAAGGACTCAAACTCTAGAAATACTCTAAGTGAACGCACTGAGGATCATAGACAAGAGACAATCCATGCCTGCTGGAGATGCATGCAGCTGTTCATCTGTTAGAAGCAGCAGTTGCACAGCTGCTTGATTACGCAAATGGATGTAACCATGGCAATGCTGGTCACCCAGGTACCACTTTACAGCTTTTGCTATAAAGCACTAGAGGTCATGATTGGGTGTTCTGCAGCCATTGGTAATGTGCAGCTGTATACACCTAGGTGAGATGAACACACACAGCATTAGGGATCACAAGGAATGACACTGAGGCCCATCTGCAGCCAGCCTTGGGCTCAGTCACTCATATCCATGTCTTCTTCGTGGTGATCATCCCCATTCACTTTGGACTCTCGAAGGTCGCCCACCCCCTTCTCCACAGAGCACTCCTTTGCTTTAGGGGACACTGCTTCTGTTggtctcttctcctctttcttttccttctcactGTCATAGCCTTGCTCCTCTTCATCATAATCCCGAGTCACCTGCTTTGCCAAGGAGAATGGGAAAATAAgcttcttcaaaggaaaaaacacTTCTTAATgaaacagcagcagcaccatGGTGTTAGTGCCCAGCCTGTGTACTTACTTTGACATCCTTGTCACTCTCAGACTTCCTTTCTCGTTCCTTCTCCTTGTCTTTGCTCCTCTTCTTCTTACTTGTTGATCGCTCCCTTTcatctctgcttctttctttgtccttatctttcttcttctcttttttatgTCTAGAAAGAACAGTTAAAATTTATAAAGTTGCTTTGTAGAAACTTTTGGCAGTTTCATTTATTTCTAAGTGAGCAACAGGTGACGAACTTAATCAAGCTCTCTAGACAGAATGTAAAGAGTCCATTTTGAAACACTGGGTAATCAAAGTAAGAATTTAATCTGGATAGAGCCCTAAAGTAAGTGCATACTAAGAATCAAGAGAACAATGCCTTAAATTCCGCCCCAAAGAAGATTACTGCATATAAAAACCCTAATAGTTTAAAAAACAGTCCCAAATATTACAAATCAGAGATATAAACAATTGATATTCCTACCTCCTTGGGGATGGTGAGCGGGACAGCTTTCTTTTAGGAGATCTGGGCTTTTTAGGGGACCTTGTACCACTCCTACTTCGCCGTCGTCTTCTCTCTCTAGAATCACAAATGTGCAAACTAGGCTTTAAAATATAGTGTGGTCTCACTAGCTCCACTAGGAGCTTCCACAGCTCAAGGCCTGCCTAACAATATTATTTTAAGCAATAATGACCTCAAGCTTAAGTTTAGACTATTGTGTTGGTTAGATCTGGAAGGGATTGGATAAGgtataaattttttatatttaatgtaaAAATGAGCCCTTACAGCTAGCACTCTGGAGTGTTTTTAGTTTCTTGAtggtctttgagacagggttacatGATACAGTTTAAGTTAGCCTTGATCTTGGGATTCTTCTGTCTTCAAGGTCAACAAAgcttattttagttttcttttaaaaattttatagtaTTGGCTTTCAAGTCTTTGATCCAACATTTCAAGTTTTTGAAAAACGCAGCACAAAACTTGTGGCACATTCATATAAGATGAGTGAGTCACACAAATGCTGTACCCAAGAATGTGTGAACATCTGACTGAAATGGAGTTAAACATTGAGAATACTTTGTACAAAGTTTTCCACATCACTTCTATCTTGACTGTAATAATTTATATATAGTTACCGGAGCCTTAAAATGACACAATCAGTTCTTAAAATGCCTCCCATTCATTTATCAACAAATTACCATCTGGAAAGTAAACATTTTTTAGCATAACATGTGATTATAGTAAACACATCACAATAAAGCCACCCTAACAACTCAGGATACTTAGTCATCAAGACTTGGCTCTCTAAACCTCATTTTCTCAACACTGAGGTATTTGTTTGATTCTTTTGTGGCCTGCTGAAAACAGTCATGTCCCTGGCCTGCGGTCCTGTTGCCTTACCTGCTTGCACTCCGAGAGCGTCTGGCTGTGCTGTAGCTTTTTGGTGGAGTTTTGGAacgttttttttctttatcttctttctttttgtctctaacaaacataatttaataaagtgTGACTAACAAGTCATTCAATGTAATCTCACCCTTATGACAAATGGCatatttgtaataaaataatttttttaagctCCCCATTTTTCTTGGTAGTTCACCTAGAACTTATCTCCAGTAGAAAAGTGCTAAGAAAAGTATTAAGGATGCTGACTAGTTTCTTGTGTTTGGTGGTTGAGTTCACTGTTGCTGGGTCCTTTTCACTTGATTACAAGTTCCTGAATTCTGTCAACATGTCAGAATCCAACAAAGGACCACAGCCAATCATTTGCTATCACCCGTTTCCTTCAATGCATACATGCCGAGGAAATGCCCATCTCAGACTAAGCCAAGTTTCCATCTTTTTCTGCTATTGCATACTCTGGGCTAGTCGGTGATATCTGAAAACGCTCCCACCATAATGGATAGGTCCCACACCACTCAGTTCCAAAGTTCTTTACAGACCCTTCCCACAGTACACACTCTCTACTTGTCTCCTTCCTGCTCTGGTCCTTGTCCTACAGCAGCCATCTTCTCTCGTCAGACAGCACTTATCACCAAATCTCCCAACAGGCTCCAGTATGCCTTCTCAAGTATACTCCTCATGTACTCTGTTGGTCTTTCAGGACATAAGTGTGTGCTATACCATTATATTCTCCCTTCAGTAACTCATAATACCTGAAATACAGCTATCACTGAACATGGTTCCTTAGAAGGATCTTAAGGAAAAGAATACCCAGATTCCTTCTCTGTATAGAACAAGTTCCTTTCCCATTAATTAAGGTACATGTTCACCAATGATAAATGGTTGAAGGGTAGGGAAAACAGAAACTactattatttttagttattcAAAACTAAACCACTGACTTAAAAGAATTTTTCTctgaaaagatgtatttatttaaactTATAAAGTATATGTATGTTTCTGTACGAGTTTATctgcaccatgtgcatgtagGTGCCCAGAAGCCAGGAGAGTGTTGGATCTACTAAACCAGAGTTACAAGTAGATGTAAGAACAACCTGGTGGCAGTTCTAGGAACAAAACCAGGTCATCTATTAAGAGCAGCAAGTACGCTATTaaaagtcatctttccagccccaagacTAATCTTAAAAAAAGTGGGGAGAAAAAATTTTTTCTTCTTACAAATCCTTAATTTAACTTTTTTGGTCAGATCAAGGGACAAGAGACTTTCTCTAATATGGCTACATCTTCAGACCACAAACAATCTTTCAAGCATGTTTCCAACTACTGATAAtgacatgaaaataaatgaacacaGCTAGCTGTCTGCTTAGGGCTCATTGGCACGCAACAAGAGGGTATCTAGGAGTCCTAAACCCACTCCACAGCAGTGATTGAATGGGAAAGAGATGAGTCAACAAGGTAGGTAACTAAGAGATGTTGCAGcagctagagggatggctcagcagttaagagcacttgttgctcttatagAAGACTTGGTTTAATTCctaccacccacatggcagcttgcaaccACTGGAACTCTAGTTCTAGAGAACCCaattctctcttttggtttctgtgtgcactaggcatgcacatggtacagacacatatgtaggcaaaacactcaaacacataatttttttaaaatggaaaaaaaggaaggaaggaaggaaggaagaaaggaaggaaggaggaaggaaggaaggaaggaaggaaggaaggaaggaaggaaggaaaaagaaagaaatgttacaCCTTTAGGGTGGCAGACCAAGAGCAGTATCCTCAAGccatattttgttttccattcaGCCCCCTCCCCATACCTCACCAATTCTGTAACAAAGAAGCACAGCACTGGGGTCTCAGGAACTGTGGCTATTGAGTGTATGTTTTGTACAAATGTACCTGGCTTTGGATGTGCTCCTTGACCTTCTACCCCTCTCTCTCGAATGAGATCGTCTCCGTCTTGGACTTTTGGATCTCCTTCTACTCCTGGACTTGGAGTGTGACCGCCTCCTTGACCGGCTTCGTGACCgcctaaaaatataaatacatgtgcATAGATATAAAATGTACAATGAACCCAACTCAGAGGTAAGAGCTAAGTATCAAGCACCAGAGAAAGTTGCCCTCTTTTAGCTGTGATCATCAtttagcctagctatcttctagACCTCAGAAACTGCTCATGTGTGTACACGATGTGCATCCACTTGTGCTTGTGTATACAACTGATAGTTTATAATGTACATTCTACAAGTTGATGCCAGAAGATTCCATAACAAAATTGAATCTCCCAAGAACCAACAGACATAGGTATTTTGAACTGAGTACTGGAAGGAtgatttcttaaaaatgaacaaagcATATTACCCCTTTAAGGAAAACAATCTGCTGTCAATAATAAAATCTGTCttccaagagaaaataaaaacatgtgaAAATCTAATTAAGAGTCTGATTTGTTGCTTTTCTAATGAACTCTTGAAATCTCATTAAATGCCAGTGCTTAGTGTTGGGCAGCAACCAAAAGTCATACTAAATTTGGGCAATTATCAAGCAGCAATTTCCTGAAAATAACAAAATTCTTATCTAAGTACATAGTCAGGAGGCTaagttttaaaatatgcaaaCAAGACTGATTATGATCAAAATAAACTATAtgcaatttttaaagaataaaaatattaaaattatatgaaCCAAGCATGATATGGTCTTTAATTTTAGCACTGAAAAACAGGTAGATCTCTACGTGAGCAGCCTGGTGTACATAATGAgttagttctaggccagccaatgCTACAGAGACTGTATCAAAATAAGTCCCCCAAACcaacaaaagtaaagaaatacagtGTAAAATTTGAATGTAAAATCCTGATTCTTCTATTAAGTTAAAACTTTAGATTGGTGAAATATAACAAACCCTTGTTTTGGGGGTGGTAAGTTATGCTGTAGAGCAATGCAAAGTGATCTGGATAAGCCGTTAAGACTTTCATAATGTTTAATATGGtcagatatattttttaaaatgtgaaagcaAAGAGTCCTAAGTTTGGAGGGAGACCCACTCtgttacagaaaacaaaagcttACATATTCATCAGTCTAGCTAATGTGGGACAAGAGAACAGAGTAGATTAGTCTTAACTCTTGCTACACAGATTTAGACCTGACTTTGCATAGCAGAGTCTAGATCTAGAACACAGGAAAGGTTTCCAGTTACTTACTCTTCACATAACCGAGTTTCCGATCAGTGAAGGAACCTAGCATTGCTTTGGTTTTAAGTAGGAATCACGTGTTCACTGTACACCTTTCTCCTAAAATGCTCAAGGAAAGTCCCTCTAGAATTCCATGGACAGCAATGACTAATGACTAGACCTACTTTACTTAAGAG carries:
- the Srsf11 gene encoding serine/arginine-rich splicing factor 11 isoform X7, coding for MSTVDPKLNHVAAGLVSPSLKSDTSSKEIEEAMKRVREAQSLISAAIEPDKKEEKRRHSRSRSRSRRRRTPSSSRHRRSRSRSRRRSHSKSRSRRRSKSPRRRRSHSRERGRRSRSTSKARDKKKEDKEKKRSKTPPKSYSTARRSRSASSLHICDSRERRRRRSRSGTRSPKKPRSPKRKLSRSPSPRRHKKEKKKDKDKERSRDERERSTSKKKRSKDKEKERERKSESDKDVKQVTRDYDEEEQGYDSEKEKKEEKRPTEAVSPKAKECSVEKGVGDLRESKVNGDDHHEEDMDMSD